The Klebsiella sp. RIT-PI-d genomic sequence CTCTTGATCTGACGCCGCAAAAGCAGTCCGTTCGCTATCAGGGTGAAGAGATAACGCTTGCCGCGCAGATGCACGGTCAGGCGCTGGTGGTTGACGAGTTCGCCCTGCGCCTGTTCGCCGACCAGCCGCCCATTACGCTTAACGGGCAATTTATGATGCCGCTGGTGCCGGATGGTCTGCCGGTAGCAGGGCACACGCGGGCGACACTGCAAATCCCGACCATCCCCTCGCCAGTAGATGTCGATCTGGAGTGGCGTGACTCACAAGGACAGCTTATTGCTATCTCACGCGAGACCGGCGATCCGCTACTCGATCTTCCCTGGCAGGTCAGTGCCCGCCAGCTTACGATAAGCGACGGGCGCTGGAGCGGGTTATGGGAGGGGCTTCCTCTCAGTGGCCGACTGGCCGTCACGGTTAAAGAGTGGCAGAAAGGGCTTAATGAAGCACAAATCAGCGGACGTGTGAACGTTATCACCACCGGTAAAGCCGGGAAGGGTAATGCCGTCCTGACGTTTGGGCCGGGCAAACTTAATCCTGAAAACAGTGATATGCCGCTGCAACTGAGCGGCGAGGCGAAACACGACGATCTGATTTTCTATGCACTGCTTCCCGCGCATCTTCGCGGACGGCTTGACGATCCGCAGTTAGCCTTTGCGCCTGGCGCACTATTACGCTCGCGCGGGCGAGTCATTGAGTCGCTGAATCTGGATGAGATCCGCTGGCCGCTGGCCGGGGTGACGGTATCGCAACACGGCATTGATGGTCGTTTACAGGCGATCCTGCGGGCGCATGAGCAGCAAATGGGCGATTTTGTCCTGCATCTTGACGGCAAAGCTCACGATTTCCTGCCGGATAAAGGACTCTGGCAGTGGCGTTATTGGGGCGACGGCAGCTTTACGCCCATGCAGGCGCGCTGGGATGTTGCCGGAACCGGCGAGTGGCGCGACCAGCGCATTACGCTTAACACGCTGTCCACGGGATTTGATCAGTTACGCTATGGCACTATGCATATGAACATGCCGCGCCTGACCCTCAATAAACCGGTTATCTGGATGCGCGATCCTCTGCATCCCCGATTTACCGGCGCACTAACCCTGGACGCGGCGCAAACCACCTTTAGTGGAGGAAGTGTCCTGCCGCCTTCGCGCCTTAACTTCAGCGTTGAGGGCAGGGAACCGGCGCTATTCCAGTTTAAAGGCGATCTCCACGCGCAGGACATCGGGCCGGTGAGAGTCAATGGACGCTGGGACGGTGAGCGGCTGCGCGGGCAGGCATGGTGGCCTGAACAATCACTCACCGTTTTTCAGCCGCTCCTGCCGCCCGACTGGAAAATCGATCTGCGCGAGGGGGAGTTGTACGCCCAGATTGCCTTTTCCGCCGCCACCGGGCAGGGCTTTACCGCAGGTGGCCACGGCGTGGTAAAAGGGGGGAGCGCATGGCTGCCGGACAATAAAATTAACGGCGTCGATTTTATCCTGCCGTTTCGCTACGGCGCAGGGCAATGGCAGTTTGGTACTCGCGGGCCGGTATCATTGCATATCGCCGAGATTATCAACCAGTTCACCGCAACCAACATCACCGCAGAATTACAAGGGCACTGGCCGTGGAGTGAAACCGATCCCCTGGTGCTCAGCGACGTCAGCGTTGACCTGCTGGGCGGTAAAATGACAATGCTCCAGTTGCGCCTTCCCCAGCACGATCCAGCGCTATTGCGGGTGCAAAACATCTCTACCAGTGAATTAATCAGCGCGGTTAATCCGAAGCAATTTACGCTGTCCGGTCCGGTAAGCGGCGCTCTACCGCTATGGCTTAATAATGAGAAGTGGATAATTAAAGACGGCTGGTTAACCAATCCTGGCCCCTTAACCCTGCGTATTGATAAAGACACGGCGGATGCGATTGTCAGCGATAACATGGCGGCTGGCGCGGCGATTAACTGGTTACGCTATATCGAAATATCGCACTCATGGACCAAAATCAACGTCAGTAACCTGGGGTTATTAAGCTTACAGGCGGCGATTACCGGCATCAGCCGGGTTGAAGGAAAAAGTAACGCAATCAATCTAAACTATAACCACCAGGAGAATGTCTTTACGCTATGGCGAAGTTTACGCTTTGGCGATAATTTACAATCATGGCTCGAAAAAAATGCGACGCTGCCAGACCAGCAAGGAAAGTGAGGAATAATAATGAAAACTGCGATCGCTGTATTACCTGC encodes the following:
- a CDS encoding YdbH family protein gives rise to the protein MKGRYKTALTLLLLIILLPLALLMSLGWWIPKLAGIWLPAGTRIALEATPTLSWHALRIPDVRYLVDDCELVHLKQGVLTHPGRWRLSIGELDVNSACLSKLPQTAPSPAAPRTLAEWQSLLPYSWVTVDRLTLTPWQKWQGSLALDLTPQKQSVRYQGEEITLAAQMHGQALVVDEFALRLFADQPPITLNGQFMMPLVPDGLPVAGHTRATLQIPTIPSPVDVDLEWRDSQGQLIAISRETGDPLLDLPWQVSARQLTISDGRWSGLWEGLPLSGRLAVTVKEWQKGLNEAQISGRVNVITTGKAGKGNAVLTFGPGKLNPENSDMPLQLSGEAKHDDLIFYALLPAHLRGRLDDPQLAFAPGALLRSRGRVIESLNLDEIRWPLAGVTVSQHGIDGRLQAILRAHEQQMGDFVLHLDGKAHDFLPDKGLWQWRYWGDGSFTPMQARWDVAGTGEWRDQRITLNTLSTGFDQLRYGTMHMNMPRLTLNKPVIWMRDPLHPRFTGALTLDAAQTTFSGGSVLPPSRLNFSVEGREPALFQFKGDLHAQDIGPVRVNGRWDGERLRGQAWWPEQSLTVFQPLLPPDWKIDLREGELYAQIAFSAATGQGFTAGGHGVVKGGSAWLPDNKINGVDFILPFRYGAGQWQFGTRGPVSLHIAEIINQFTATNITAELQGHWPWSETDPLVLSDVSVDLLGGKMTMLQLRLPQHDPALLRVQNISTSELISAVNPKQFTLSGPVSGALPLWLNNEKWIIKDGWLTNPGPLTLRIDKDTADAIVSDNMAAGAAINWLRYIEISHSWTKINVSNLGLLSLQAAITGISRVEGKSNAINLNYNHQENVFTLWRSLRFGDNLQSWLEKNATLPDQQGK